The Setaria viridis chromosome 9, Setaria_viridis_v4.0, whole genome shotgun sequence sequence TACATGAGCGTACTCTTTGACCGGAAGCGCGGCTATTGCAATAGATTATAACCCTGCAGGATGTACAACTTTTTCCAAAATGAGACGCAAGACCAACGACCATAACCCCGACCGAGGATAAGTGTTGATTCATGCCCCCGACCGTTCACATACCCACACCCGTCTATGAATGAACGGTCGGAATGGATAGATGCACCGGACACGGACGATCACATCTCATCCCATCCCGCACTGAATCCGATCAAGGCAAGGTGCGACTTATGCTACTTGGCTTACCATTCCCATATTAAGCATGTGGTTTGTACGAAATAGTGCTCAAGTATCACAACGATAACGATAGGGCCTTAACCACTTAAACAAGACTAGGTCAAGTGAGCTCCAATCTCAACATGACTCTACTATTCTTGCACAAGTTCGATTCATCATTCATAGTTAATCAATTTTAATCCATTCAAAGCTAACCAAGTATTATTTAACCAAAAAttctataactcgtgagtggtGGTGACCTTGCCACCTCTCAACTTCTACCGAAGCTAAGCATGGATAAGCAATTTAAATTTGTGACACCTAACAAGCATACTTGCCTAGAAGGAGTTGCTCTAGATTAAGGGTGGATAATGCATCAAGTAGGAGCTAAGCAACATACACATAATTATTAACTCATGCACATACAAGACACGTATACATCATTGATCCAAAATAGGGTTGAAAGAATGCTTAGGTGCATGCCTTGGGGTTCAAAGGGAGCATCGGCGGTGACGGGCATCGGCTCAGGCTCACCCTCCTCTTGCTCCGGTGTTTCGGTCTCTACACGAGTGCAATGATGCTTGATAAGTAAATATGTCATGAATGGTTGCAATGATATGAGTATGATATGACTAAGTATGTTTTAGCATTGCTAGATAATTATACAAGAGGTGGTTGTATCATACATAAGCAAGTAAAACAAGTGCAAGTGTAAAGGTGCTGGACGAGGGGTGGCCTACCGTCCGGCTTGGAAAAGGCGGACCATCCGGTTTGAATGGCGGACCGTTGGGCGGCCGTCTACCAATCAAGTGCGGACCCTTTTGGCAAAACTAGACAGATTCGGTATGGTTTTTGAGTTTGAATGGTGGACTGTCCGCAGTACAAAATTAGCACATGTTGAAAATATGTGCAGAGGCTCGGTTGGTTGTGTGGTTGAAAGGTGGACCGTCCAGCCTCCAAGGGCGGACTGTCCGTAGTACAAAACGTGCCCGGGAAGTGAAAATGAAAGGTTTAATTGGTTTTTGTGTGCAAATGGCGGACCGTccgcgggtgttgagcggaccGTCTGCGCCGACGGTGTCTGTTTGGGGTGCAGTTTGTTTCTATAGGTTCCTAACAGTGTCTAGAGTTCATCTAGGGAGATAGATTTGACATGCATTTAAGGATTTAAAGCTCTAGGTCATCAATGATGATTTGGTTCTAAAGGGTTCCATGGATTCAAAACCTAGGGTAATGGGGAATGGATCGGGGATAGAGATGGCTCACCGATGATGGGTAGAACTCCAGTGAGGTGCCACAAGTTGGTGTAGGGTGGCGTTGGGGAAGCTTGAGGTCGTCCTTGACTTGAAGCTTGAGGGAGGTCttggggaaggaggaagaagagcttgGGGAAGCTCCAAGCTCCAAgcccaaggaagaagatgaaggagaGGTGATGCAGCTCGCCAACGTCGAACTCCGGTGGTCCTCCGGCGAAGCTCCGGCGAGGTTGAGGGGCTTCAATGTGGAGGGACCTAGGGAGCTCCTCCATGGTTTGGgctggaagagagggagagagagtttGGGAGTGAatggaagggagagagagagctgggAGGAGCTCAGCTCGGGCTGGGGGCGTGGCTGACGGGTGGGGTCACGGAGGCAACATGGCGCAAAAGCTTTGCGCACGCGACACGCACGGCGGTGTGCTAGCGGACAGTCCGTGAGTGAGGAGCGGACCGTCTGCGTGTGACGTGGCAAAGGTGGTGACCATGGTCGTGCATGACCAACTCACGGTGATGACGTGCAACGACCATGACCAACTCACGGTGATGACGTGCAACGACGGACCGTCCAGCCTACAGGGGCGGACCGTCCGCAGGTAAAAAAAATGACCCTCAAAATTAGCAAGTTTTATTTAATAACTAGGCTTTAATTTAATGCTTAATGATGCTTATGATGACATGATTAGCCTAAGCATGTTTAAGGCTGTTACATAAAGATCGTGATATTTGTATTATTAGTTAACTGGGAAAGtcgagaagaagagagaaaactGTATGCATTATGCAACAAATCAAGCTTATTCCGCAACAAAACTTCCTACTACTGAACATGACTTCATCAGTTATGTCATAGATCACGACGTACAAGCACCTGAACCAGCGCGATACAAATCAACCAGGCATCACAAAGAGGCACAGGATGACCCAATCGATTACGCCACCATCCTGTCGCTAAAGGGATGTGCCAGTCAGTTCCAGTTGACAAAAGGGACCAAGCAACAAAAGTCTAACCTCACTAGCTTGATcagaaaaagaaacacaaaaaatTTAGAGGAAGCCAAGTGCCTCCACTCCCACAATTTAGCCACCAGCGACAGAGACGTGTCCTAATGCGAATTTAACAGCCATGCTGCCTGTACGCCATCCACGACCAATCCACCCGTATAAATTCCAAGCCCGATCAACGATCATCTCACCACCAGATTACTCGGCCCACCGCTCACCAGAACCACTGACACTGTCGCCGCCGACTCTCCAGCCTCCTTCCTTCACACTCCCAGCTCGTCGCCATGGCCGCAGCTGCAGGGCTAGCCAGGTGGGGATGATTGGTCATCGTCGTATACGATGCCGCTGCGATTGCCATGCTAATGGAATGAAACGCCTGTGCATGCAGCTCTGCGAAGGAGACGCTCCCGCCGGCCCTCGGCTCCACCTCCCAGCCACCTCCCGTCTTCGATGGCACAACCAGGTGAATGGCCAAGCCGCCTAATCACTAGTAGAAGTTAGTTACAATATCCCgtagcatttttttttactccTGCGTGTATATTTGTCATCAGAAGGTAAATGTTGATTGACTaaaatgtttctttctttcttgctgGAGTGAAGTCTGTACATCTGCTACTTCTGCCCGTTCGCGCAGCGCGCCTGGGTTACCAGGAACTTCAAGGTTCGACTAGTTTCAGTTCTACAGAGTTCTTAAAATTTGCTGTACTTTTTACTGCTCTTGTGTACTAGTGAAAAATTATTTCAACAGTTGATCTTGTTTCGTTTGCTTTCTCCCCAGGGCTTGCAGGACAAGATCAAGCTGGTGGCCATTGATCTTCAGGACAAACCAGCTTGGTACAAGGAGAAGGTTTACCCACAGGGCACGGTACGGTGAATCTCCAGTAGTCCAATGCTGTCCATCGTCAGCCATCCTCCGTGAACACTTGAGAACATTTCTTGCTCGGCAGGTGCCTTCCCTGGAGCACAACAACGAGATCGTGGGCGAGAGCTTGGACCTGATCAAGTACATCGACAGCAACTTCGACGGCCCGGCACTGCTTCCAGGGGTAAGGATGATCGTATACTCGATCACCTTCAGTGCAGCCAAACACTTGCAGAAACGCAGTGATTTCTGATTGACTCAGAAGTCAGAGCAGAGGTTGTGAAAATTTGTTAATGCTAGGATGTATTTGATGACGGTTTTCTGCAGGATGCTGCAAAGAGgcaggttgctgatgagctgaTTGCGTATGCCAATGCGTTCACCAAAGCGCTCTACTCGCCTTTGATCTCCCACGCAGAGGTGTCAGATGAAGTTGGTAAGATCAGTGCTTAGACTGAAAGAATTGCAGTTTTGGATTCAGTAACATGCTGGCTCGCTCAAACTGTCTGTTTCTTCATCAGTTGCTGCTCTGGATAAACTAGAAGTTGCGCTATCCAAGTTCAACGACGGTCCATTCTTCCTCGGTCAAATTAGCTTGGTATCACACTGCATTCCGACCTGAAATGCTGTTTGATTTTCCTACTTGGTGGCATTATCgattttttaaaattcttttCTAATACATGATTCCCTTTCAGGTGGATATTGCATACGTGACGATTTTGGAAAGGGTTCAGATATACTATTCCCATCTTAGGAGCTATGAAATCACCAAAGGCAGGCCCAACCTTGAGAAATTCATTGAGGAGATGAACAAGATCGACGCCTACACACAGACCAAAAACGACCCTCTGTTTTTGCTTGATCTTGCTAAGAATCATCTTAAGGTCAAGTAACCAGATGTTTCCCAGAGTGAAAGTATGCTGATTTCTTTTCGAAACTTTATTTCACTTGCAATTCATTTACCAAACGCGACTTTTTTTCACATCTTTTTTCAGATCGCCTGAAGATGTGACAGCACGACAGTCTGTTTGACGGGAGACACGTCAGTCCGTACGTGTGTTACTGCTTTGTTCAAATAAAAGATGACATGAAGTGTTTTGTGCTAATACAGTAGTCTGCGCTGTTGTATTTCCGGGTCATGACAATTGTGTTGCAATTTCCCTTGTTTTCTGATGGTGAACAGTGTGCTTCGAATAGTCCAGTACTCTACTCTCATGTATTCccattttttttaatgaaacacATGTATTCCCATTTGTTCCATCAAATAGTTATATATTTCGAGTAAGGCAATGAAAGGTCATACGTCAATCCACCAAGCATATAAATGGGTATGGACTAGTTAAAACATAAAGTCTTTTTTTTTAGCTTTTATTGAAGGACAGGCTAAATACAAGAGAGTCACTTAAGAGAAAATCAATGCAACTGCCCTGCTACACATGTGTTCTATGCCACATAATATAGAGGAATCTGTCTTGCATCTATTTCTATACAGTCCTTCTCCAAACAGTGTTGGAATTTGATTGGCCTGCAGGTTGATGACATGATATCAAAATCCGGAATCATTTAAACTCCAGCTAGCACAACCCTTCATGGAGGTGATAGTCATCATGTCCTGGAGTATATGGACAACAAGAAATGACTTAATCTTTGAGGGTCAATCAGCAACAATACAAAGGTGTAAAGAAAGTTTCAAAGAGGAATTCTCCAAAGTTATATGCAAGGAAAAGGCAAAATATCATCCAGCGATCGACTCATGGCTTCAGTCTCTtttgtaatttttcttttttttccctttcttttttgttttcatcTCTATTGTAAAAACTTATGTctgttttttaatatataactaGTAGGGgccctcctgtttcataaaaaaatatttgtatgCGTGTTTCTTCTAGAATTTTAGGGACTAGGATGGAATCAAACCATCTTAAAAAAGGAATAATAAAGTCCTTACGTAACTCTGTGGGAGTCCTGATGTTTCAAGTGTATGAATATTGAGTCTATCACAAGCCTCTGTAATTCTACTTTAGTTCGAATATACAAAGGCAACCGGTAATAAACCCATGTAATCCACCCACAGCTAGACCAAAAGGGAGTCATGGACTCATGGTCCCTCCTCTTATTTCTACAAATTCCTCCAGAAGTTATTTCATTCTATTTTAAATGCCAATTAAATTAtgtgattttcttttcttttcttgatcAATTTTTTTTCGTTAAATCCGTTTGTTCCATCCACCAACCACCCGCCGGAAGCCCGGAATCCTTTCAGAAAATCCAGGAAGGCTCAGCAGGACCGGAAGGACAGCCAGCCACACAGGGCCGTGCACCCGCACCACGTTCGCGTCCAAGTGAACCCGGCACGGCGGTACTCGGCTGAAAGCCGGCCAGACGGACAGTGACCCCGCCTGAACTGACGTGCCCACTCCACCAATCAGTGCCTCGCACATCCACACCTCGCCGCCCATGAATTCGCTCGCTTTCCCTCGATGCTGCCCGTCACCGCTGACGCCGGCCTCCACCTCTTCCCCCGTCACCTCTTACGCTCCATCATCGGCGAGTATAAAGATTCGCCgctcgcgccgcgccgctcacCGCATCGCCGTGCAGAAGCCCACCCGAATCGTCGCCATGGCAGCCACCGCACCGCCGAGGTAAGTAAGTGCGCCAAGCGGCGGAGTGGAATTCTGTCTCAATCATAGCCCGGCCGTCTAGATTCGGAACTGAATTTCTTAATGGGAAATGGGAAATTTCTTTCTCTGCGCAGCTCCGTCAAGGAAGTGCTCCCGTCTCCCCTCACCTCCGCCTCCGAGCCTCCTCCCCTCTTCGACGGCACAACCAGGTAGGCTTGTTCGACCCAGCTACTGCAAGTTTCCACGGTTGCGCAGAAACAGATCAGGAGGAAAAAATTAATCCTTTTTTCCTGTCCCGTGAAGGTTGTATGTTGCGTACCACTGCCCATACGCGCAACGCGCTTGGATTGCCAGGAACTACAAGGTACCACCACCTCCACTGTTCTttgatttgttgatgaagcAGTTCTTCTTTTAGTGGGGTGTCGTgctgataaaaaggaaaacgaaTCTTTTCTCTGTTCCCTTCTTCCGTCCAGGGTTTGCAGGACAAGATCAAGATAGTCGCGATCGATCTTGCTGATAGGCCATCATGGTATAAGGAGAAGGTTTATCCAGAGAACAAGGTGTGTTTGGTTAATCTGTTCCCCTATATCTTTCATGTACAAACCTTCCCCCATCTGGCCATCTTCCTCTTTATTTGCATATATGATTTACCTTCATTTTTTTGGTAGGTGCCTTCCCTGGAGCACAACAACCAGGTTAAAGGAGAGAGCTTGGATTTGGTTAAGTACATTGACAGCAATTTCGAAGGCCCATCATTGCTTCCTGATGTAAGATGTTAGAGGGGTGTTTAAGATGTTagaggggtgtttggttctttagtcgggactaaaatttatatcacatcgaatattcggacgttaattaggaggactaaacatgatctaattataaaactaattacatagatgaaggctaattcacgagatgaatctattaagcctaattaatccatcattaacacatgtttattgtcgcatcatattatcaaatcatggactaattaggcttaatagtttcgtctcgcaaattagtctccatctgtgtaatttgttttataattagtctatgtttaatactcctaattagtatccatacgttcgatgtgacaggaattttagaaggtgttaaagaaccaaacaccctcttagatTGTGATACGCATAATGCTTGCAGTTGTTTTTCAGTCTTGTTAATGTCTCAAATCTCTTTGCAGGATCCTGCAAAGCAGCAATtcgctgaggagctgctcgctTATACCGATGCATTTAACAAAGCACTATACTCATCTATACTCTCCAAGGAAGATGTGTCCGAGGAAACTGGTAACATAATAGTTCGTGTGTTTGACTTGTTTGAAAATGCTTTTATGTTGTATAATATGCTAACTTTCACATGTGAATTCTGGATATCAGTTGCTGCTCTGGATAAAATAGAAGAGGCCCTGGGGAAATTCAACGACGGCCCGTTCTTCCTCGGTCAGTTCAGTCTGGTATGTGACTGAACTCAAGGAATAATTCCCCCCTGCAGTGTGGTCGAAAGTCAAAAATCTctttgagagagagagttgtGGACTGCGGTTAACGTACGGTTTTGTCGTGATGCTTAATTTCCTTGCAGGTGGACATAGCATATGTACCATTTATTGAGAGGTTTCAGATATTCTATTCCAACATCAAGAACTATGATATCACGAAGGGCAGACCCAATCTTCAGAAGTTCATTGAGGTAATTCAGACTGATGGACGCTAAATTAGGCAATTAGTAGTACATTCACTTTGCACTCTTTGGAATGGTCATTTTTACTTCTGACAAGGCTGTATGTCTCAATACATAGCGGTTTTATTGATAATGATTTCCCGAGGAGAAATTTTAACTCTGAAATTCTATGTTTCAGGAAGTGAACAAGATCGATGCATACACACAGACTAAACAGGACCCACAGCTTTTGCTTGAGCACACGAAGAAGAGACTTGGGGTATGATATCTCCTAATATTCTGCGCTGGTCTATTTGATCCGCCAATTTCTAACCGTTTGACCGTCATTTTAACTTCCAGATTGCCTAGAGCCTGTGACCAAGGATGAAACTCTCGCTATGGCATTACCATCATAGACTTGAATAGTAGATCCAGACTCATTTGTATGCTTGAATGTTATATGCATTGTTTACAATAAGACATGTCCTTCTATGCTGGTCGTGCTTTTGAAAATAAACTATAGTTGTCAGGGATTAAGCTTTGTAGTGCATCATCATCAGTGTGCTACTCGACATGAAGGAGATGTAACGATGTGCAGTGTGCTGTTAAATGTTGCTGATTTCAATATATCAGTGTTCCTCTCATATTAATATTCTCCCTGTGGTATTCTTGTAGTCTAGTAACGATGGAAAGTATTGATCAGCAAAGGAAATCACAAGTGAGTGGAAAGAACAATCTCTGAAAATGGATCATTAACATACTTGGGCCGTGTTTGACACATGTTGTTTCTCTGTTTCTGTACATAAAAAGGAGAAGCTTTAATAATCTGTAAGTCAAAATAAACTAAATATACAAAATTGGCTTTTTGAGCACCTTCTCTAATTAAGCAGATTCTGTATCATTATAGTTGCGTCAAACATCTCATTCCCTTAAATGTGTCGAATATCTTCAATTTAGAACGAAAATATGCTGGTACACAGGATACAAGTAAACAACTAGTttggatgccagttctttgctaCAAATAAAAAAGCAatacccttttttttctctaaaaGAAAAGAGTAGAAGTTTAAGCTACTGCGAGACTTGGCCCATCAAATTCATCTGGAACATCAGTTTTGCCCCGCCATCGTGGCCAATCCACACTGCACCGGTCCTTAGCCAACGCCATCACGTCATATTGATTAGCATTGAATTAAAGACCGAGAAGATTCAAGATGATAAGGAAAGCCAATGAATTCCAAGGAGAAAAAATTGCTCAATTGAGCGATTGTTAAGACAATCTTGAAAAATGTTTTGAGGATTAATTTGTTCAGTTCTGCTAAGGATCGGCAACCTGGAAATTTTGAGAACTTCCTGCATCACTTCTTGTTTTCCACCCGTTATAAGGAAATGATTTCATCGTTACAGGCTTACAGCATTACGATTTCAGTTGCCCAAAGTCTACTACGACCAACGGCGCAAACCGTTAGATAATCCTATGCACGTTTACACGTTCCTGGTTAGTTAGAGTTTGATAGAATAAGCTGAGTCCGATTGTTGTCATCTGGGCGCGTCCGTTGGCACCTAACGCATGCTGCATTCGTGCGGAGGTAGCCCGAGTTTTTAGGAAGTTTTTCAGGACGCACTACACTTGCTTGGCCGGGGGGATGGCGCGTGGAGTGCGCGACGTCGTGGATGTTAATGGCCACGACTTAGTTTGTTTGTTAGGCTATTTATTTGCAATACAACGGTCAGAAAAGCTGCCGCATTGCAGCACAGAAAAGCTGCCACGGCGAGCTCTAACAATTAGCATCAGAGCCTTTAGGGTCTGGGATCGCCACCGTGCAATTGAGTGGGCACTCATGCCGTGCCATCGCTTAGCATCGCCGCTCCCCATCAGGGAGCGGCAGCAACGATAACAatggcagtagcagcagcacggACCGCGAGCTCGTTATCCACCGCGTCACGAAGGAGATAAGCAACGGCGGCTCGTTCCCGGCGCTCACCAAGACAAACTACTACGACTGGGTGGCGCTTATGTGCGTGATGTTGCAGGCGCGCAGTCTCTGGATCGTGGTGAGCCTCGGCACGAACGACTACGTCAAGGATCGCATGGCACTGGAGGTGATCGCCAAGGCATGCCGGCGGAGATGATGGGCTCCATCTCGAGCAAGGCGGCCGCCAAGATCGCGTGGGACGCGATCAAGATGATGTTCGTTGGCGTGGAGCGGGTGCGCAAGGCGAAGGCGAACACGCTCCGATGGGAGTTTGACACGCTCAAGTTCCGCGACGGTGAGACGGTGGACGAATTCGGCGTCTGCATCAACAACATTGCTCACTAGCTAGCGGTCCTCAACAATAGGTGCACCGAAGAGGAGATCGTCTGCAAGTTCCTGCAGGCTCTcctggtgtcggtgttttataccagCAACCTAttgagggggtacccgaggtagtagattggttggtggggaatcgccgaacctagaacttgaaggtaaaagcgaggacacaagatacggatttagACACGTTTGGACCGCCAGCGTAGCGTAATAcactacgtcctgtttggggtgttgtatattgcgccctgcgcttcgGTGTTGAGGTAtaaggatttggtcctctattaTCTAAGTTGCCGATTTAGGGatcctgccctcctttatatactcctggaggtaggattactagtcggttacaaggtggaagtcctagtaggattacatggtatgagtgctagtaggattacagaggaatttTAGTAGGAatccgccttcttccttccttgtgggtactagAGATCTATCCTCGACAAGTCCCCGAGCGCTACGTaatcgaatgcagcagtcttcaaGTACTTTTAAGATCCTCGCTGAGTAGTTTCGGTAGTCTTCGAATACTttatctggctgaatcttcaaagtttctcaaagctgccataaggctatggtgtgctcaaaacCTTTGATCGTCTTGATTATGTAATCCtcatatatggagggcggcgaaagtcgcactccatatggagtagcccctgagccttagatTGAATCGTAGAATTAGCCTAAGGGTCaacaaaattttgaattttcttctttcaacttgaaaaaaatcaattgttgggtgtagcttatcagctcTCTAGCCTTGaaatgattgaataatcaattcaaggatcttgaatcttcacgcaagtcatcatccaagTAGTTTTCcgacgtccagcccccgagcttctGCGCCAGGTGAGTCGTGtaagccacgtcgagtagttattggcgcttagcccccgagcttggaagctagctaagccattggagatattccgagtagtaattgacgcttagcccccgagtttggaaACTAGCTGTGCCTTTGGAGGTACACTTAGCGGCCTGGAGTGtcatcgccgaagcttgacTTGAAAGA is a genomic window containing:
- the LOC117839952 gene encoding protein IN2-1 — protein: MAAAAGLASSAKETLPPALGSTSQPPPVFDGTTSLYICYFCPFAQRAWVTRNFKGLQDKIKLVAIDLQDKPAWYKEKVYPQGTVPSLEHNNEIVGESLDLIKYIDSNFDGPALLPGDAAKRQVADELIAYANAFTKALYSPLISHAEVSDEVVAALDKLEVALSKFNDGPFFLGQISLVDIAYVTILERVQIYYSHLRSYEITKGRPNLEKFIEEMNKIDAYTQTKNDPLFLLDLAKNHLKIA
- the LOC117835905 gene encoding protein IN2-1 homolog B isoform X2 — encoded protein: MNSLAFPRCCPSPLTPASTSSPVTSYAPSSASIKIRRSRRAAHRIAVQKPTRIVAMAATAPPSSVKEVLPSPLTSASEPPPLFDGTTRLYVAYHCPYAQRAWIARNYKGLQDKIKIVAIDLADRPSWYKEKVYPENKVPSLEHNNQVKGESLDLVKYIDSNFEGPSLLPDDPAKQQFAEELLAYTDAFNKALYSSILSKEDVSEETVAALDKIEEALGKFNDGPFFLGQFSLVDIAYVPFIERFQIFYSNIKNYDITKGRPNLQKFIEEVNKIDAYTQTKQDPQLLLEHTKKRLGIA
- the LOC117835905 gene encoding protein IN2-1 homolog B isoform X1 yields the protein MNSLAFPRCCPSPLTPASTSSPVTSYAPSSASIKIRRSRRAAHRIAVQKPTRIVAMAATAPPSSVKEVLPSPLTSASEPPPLFDGTTRLYVAYHCPYAQRAWIARNYKGLQDKIKIVAIDLADRPSWYKEKVYPENKVPSLEHNNQVKGESLDLVKYIDSNFEGPSLLPDDPAKQQFAEELLAYTDAFNKALYSSILSKEDVSEETGNIIVRVFDLFENAFMLYNMLTFTCEFWISVAALDKIEEALGKFNDGPFFLGQFSLVDIAYVPFIERFQIFYSNIKNYDITKGRPNLQKFIEEVNKIDAYTQTKQDPQLLLEHTKKRLGV